In a single window of the Hoyosella subflava DQS3-9A1 genome:
- a CDS encoding adenylate/guanylate cyclase domain-containing protein, which produces MGFRDRARAAAASFPPLLTGSFTRPWPLYVLGIQIANVAGAAFVFGFLQYLLPGDDAIRIGDEVEFDQIKAFLGYLAMTGFLASGVAWLLARPVIVWQAAPQTGANGHAARNRALRIPLLLAWALAAFWTIGGIIFVVSTADSVQFAVITSLTVAIGAGTACAIGYLFAERVLRPVHADAIASGDASLRKPPSVSSRLRVGWSVTVLVPVSGIVVVAAAALTGSLRSSAEAVLSSILILSAGLLVGSFAVTKLTAGAISDPINQLRAALKRVQAGDYSTPVHIYDATELGQLQAGFNEMVTAIEEREELRDLFGRYVGIDVARRALRDGVALGGEERFVAVLFVDLTGSTNLAMQQPPAKIVTLLNNFFHEVVEAVDRHDGLVNKFLGDAAMAVFGAPLEHSDPAGAALAAARELAQRLPYILRTDPGGAAVGFGIGVAAGSTVAGNVGAAHRLEYTVIGDPVNEAARITELAKDEPGCVLASGTSVSRAHPDEAQRWQIVRSEVLRGRGVPTPVAAPTATLKQS; this is translated from the coding sequence ATGGGATTCCGGGACAGAGCGCGCGCTGCAGCCGCGTCATTCCCCCCATTGCTCACCGGGTCATTCACCCGCCCGTGGCCGCTCTATGTGCTCGGCATTCAGATCGCGAACGTGGCGGGCGCCGCATTTGTGTTCGGTTTCCTGCAGTACCTGCTTCCCGGCGACGACGCGATCCGCATCGGCGACGAAGTGGAATTCGACCAAATCAAGGCCTTCCTGGGCTATCTTGCGATGACCGGGTTCCTGGCCAGTGGCGTCGCTTGGCTGCTTGCACGCCCAGTGATCGTCTGGCAAGCCGCGCCTCAAACTGGCGCGAATGGACATGCGGCGCGAAATCGCGCGCTACGGATCCCCCTATTGCTGGCGTGGGCGCTCGCGGCCTTCTGGACGATCGGCGGCATCATCTTCGTGGTGTCCACCGCCGACTCGGTGCAGTTCGCCGTCATCACGTCGCTCACGGTTGCGATTGGTGCAGGCACGGCGTGCGCAATTGGGTATCTCTTTGCTGAACGCGTATTGCGGCCAGTTCACGCCGACGCTATCGCGTCGGGCGATGCGAGCCTGCGTAAGCCGCCCAGTGTGTCCTCGCGCCTTCGCGTTGGCTGGTCGGTGACGGTCCTGGTGCCCGTTTCAGGAATTGTGGTGGTAGCGGCCGCCGCGCTCACTGGGAGTCTCAGATCGTCAGCCGAGGCGGTCCTATCCTCGATCCTGATCCTCAGCGCCGGGCTGCTCGTCGGCAGCTTCGCGGTCACCAAGCTCACCGCGGGAGCGATCTCAGATCCCATCAACCAGCTGCGCGCCGCACTCAAACGAGTGCAAGCGGGCGATTACAGCACGCCTGTCCATATCTACGACGCCACGGAACTCGGGCAACTTCAAGCCGGGTTCAACGAGATGGTGACAGCGATCGAAGAACGTGAAGAGTTGCGGGATCTGTTCGGGCGGTATGTGGGGATTGACGTCGCCCGTCGCGCACTGAGGGACGGCGTCGCGCTTGGCGGCGAGGAACGTTTCGTCGCTGTACTTTTCGTCGATCTCACGGGTTCGACGAACCTCGCGATGCAGCAGCCTCCAGCGAAGATCGTCACGCTTCTCAACAACTTCTTCCACGAAGTGGTCGAGGCAGTCGACCGGCATGACGGCCTCGTCAACAAATTCCTGGGCGATGCAGCGATGGCGGTTTTTGGTGCACCACTGGAACATTCGGACCCTGCGGGTGCGGCGCTCGCGGCCGCGCGAGAACTCGCGCAACGCCTCCCGTACATCTTGCGCACCGACCCCGGTGGCGCCGCAGTCGGTTTCGGTATCGGAGTCGCGGCGGGCAGCACGGTTGCGGGCAATGTCGGAGCAGCCCACCGCCTTGAATACACCGTCATTGGCGACCCGGTAAATGAGGCTGCGCGCATCACTGAGCTGGCCAAGGATGAACCTGGCTGCGTTCTTGCCTCTGGCACGTCGGTCTCCCGTGCGCATCCCGACGAGGCTCAGCGCTGGCAGATCGTCCGGTCCGAGGTGCTCAGAGGCCGGGGCGTACCCACTCCTGTAGCAGCGCCGACCGCGACTCTTAAACAGTCATAA
- a CDS encoding DNA polymerase III subunit delta' gives MANVFSGLVGQEDVVTELISAAEAARGAGSLSGMTHAWLFTGPPGSGRSVAAQSFAAALQCTQPGLPGCGGCAACASVMHGSHADVRRVIPEGLSIAVSEMRNIVQIASRRPSVGRWQVVIIEDADRLTEGAANALLKVVEEPPTHTVFLLCAPSPDPQDIAVTLRSRCRLVVLRTPGAEAIEAVLRERDGLDAETARWAASVCGGHVGRARRLATDPLARERRAKVLAIAREASRPAAAINAADEILATASDDAKTVGAELNEKETEELKTALGAGGTGRGTAGALRGAAGALKELERRQKSRATRTARDAFDRALMDLAGLYRDALAFSFDASVPATHPDVADTAQQIARDCRPEALLRSIDAILECREALDTNVKPELAITAMLAELSAQMRAA, from the coding sequence GTGGCGAATGTGTTCAGCGGTCTGGTAGGTCAGGAAGACGTGGTAACCGAACTGATCTCCGCAGCTGAGGCCGCGCGGGGGGCGGGTTCACTGTCAGGCATGACTCACGCCTGGCTGTTCACCGGCCCGCCCGGGTCCGGGAGATCGGTGGCGGCCCAGAGCTTTGCAGCCGCGCTCCAGTGCACGCAGCCTGGCCTGCCCGGTTGTGGAGGTTGCGCAGCGTGCGCGTCGGTGATGCACGGTTCTCACGCAGACGTTCGCCGAGTAATTCCTGAGGGTTTGAGTATCGCGGTGTCTGAAATGCGCAACATCGTGCAAATCGCCTCGCGGCGTCCCAGCGTCGGCCGATGGCAAGTTGTCATCATCGAAGACGCGGACCGGCTAACGGAGGGGGCGGCCAACGCGCTGCTCAAAGTCGTGGAAGAACCGCCCACGCACACTGTTTTCCTGCTGTGCGCGCCGTCTCCCGATCCTCAAGACATCGCCGTGACGCTCCGGTCACGCTGCCGCCTGGTGGTTCTCCGTACCCCGGGCGCGGAGGCGATCGAAGCGGTTCTCCGTGAACGGGACGGGCTCGACGCGGAGACTGCCCGATGGGCTGCATCCGTGTGTGGGGGCCACGTCGGCCGGGCCCGCCGTCTCGCGACCGATCCGCTGGCCCGGGAGCGGCGTGCGAAGGTCCTGGCGATTGCCCGAGAGGCGTCACGTCCGGCAGCCGCGATCAACGCTGCCGACGAGATCCTCGCTACTGCGTCCGATGATGCGAAGACGGTGGGTGCGGAACTCAACGAGAAGGAAACGGAGGAGTTGAAAACCGCCCTCGGCGCTGGTGGGACCGGCAGGGGGACTGCAGGGGCACTCCGTGGCGCCGCGGGAGCACTCAAGGAACTTGAGCGTCGGCAGAAGTCGCGTGCCACCCGAACCGCGCGCGACGCATTCGACCGGGCCTTGATGGATCTGGCGGGTCTTTACCGTGACGCGCTCGCCTTCTCGTTCGATGCGAGCGTGCCCGCCACGCACCCAGACGTCGCTGACACCGCGCAGCAGATCGCACGGGACTGTCGCCCTGAAGCGCTGCTGCGCAGCATCGATGCGATCCTCGAATGCCGGGAAGCACTTGACACGAACGTCAAGCCCGAGCTCGCGATCACCGCGATGCTGGCCGAGTTGAGCGCGCAGATGAGGGCTGCTTGA
- a CDS encoding (2Fe-2S)-binding protein, with translation MYACICAAVPREQVEATILAGARTVREIGDRCGAGKGAGCGCCRKRLAKLLLEHRLKSTSVENLPNTA, from the coding sequence TTGTACGCATGCATCTGCGCCGCCGTGCCGCGAGAGCAGGTCGAGGCCACAATCCTGGCGGGTGCGCGCACCGTCCGGGAGATCGGCGACCGGTGCGGTGCGGGCAAAGGTGCAGGATGTGGTTGCTGTAGGAAGCGGCTTGCCAAGCTCCTTCTGGAGCATCGCCTGAAATCGACATCCGTGGAGAACCTGCCAAACACGGCATGA
- the bfr gene encoding bacterioferritin: MRGDDEVISLLNEQLTSELTAINQYFLHAKMQASWGFTKLAEHTRSESIEEMHHAEWLTDRILLLGGLPNYQRLSAIQIGQTIREQFQSDLAIELEVLERLRNGVPFFREKGDAVSANLFEKILDDEEQHIDYLETQIELMDKLGEQLYLAQLVDQPPTAG, translated from the coding sequence ATGCGTGGTGACGACGAGGTTATCTCCCTATTGAACGAGCAGCTGACCAGCGAACTCACGGCGATCAACCAGTACTTTCTACATGCGAAGATGCAGGCTAGCTGGGGATTTACCAAGCTCGCGGAGCATACGCGGTCGGAATCGATTGAGGAGATGCACCACGCCGAGTGGCTCACTGACCGCATTCTGTTGCTCGGCGGGTTGCCGAATTACCAGCGGTTATCCGCCATCCAGATTGGGCAGACGATCCGCGAACAGTTTCAGTCAGATCTCGCGATTGAGCTCGAGGTGCTAGAGCGCTTGCGGAATGGTGTGCCGTTCTTCCGTGAGAAGGGTGATGCGGTCAGCGCGAATCTGTTCGAGAAGATTCTTGATGACGAGGAGCAACACATTGACTATCTGGAAACGCAGATCGAACTGATGGACAAGCTCGGCGAGCAGCTGTACCTCGCGCAACTCGTCGATCAGCCGCCGACGGCCGGCTGA
- a CDS encoding GlsB/YeaQ/YmgE family stress response membrane protein, which yields MLGLGIIGWIIIGGLAGWIASKFMGTDDKQGIPLNILVGVVGGLIGGFLLTLVGVDVGSGGWFFSFLTCLFGAVILLWAVNKIRS from the coding sequence ATGCTAGGACTCGGCATAATCGGATGGATCATCATCGGTGGGCTCGCTGGCTGGATCGCCAGCAAATTCATGGGGACCGACGACAAGCAGGGTATTCCGCTCAACATTCTCGTCGGTGTCGTCGGTGGTCTCATCGGCGGTTTTCTGCTGACACTCGTCGGAGTTGATGTCGGCAGCGGCGGCTGGTTCTTCAGCTTCCTTACCTGCCTTTTCGGCGCAGTCATTCTGCTGTGGGCAGTCAACAAGATCCGCAGTTAG
- a CDS encoding GntR family transcriptional regulator: protein MSKKHSSADRVYAHVKERILDGALAGGELLSEGEIASELGVSRTPVREGFLRLEAEGWMRLYPKRGALIVPIAEGEAEELVEARYLTEVHAMRVLADDSDARERVVGSLRESLKRLSDLRARGDVGEFVAEDANFHATIVGACRNRLLVSFYSTLRDRQRRMSAQSIARDAATSPRILEDHQALIDLVERGDVEAYAEAVWGHMRQVHRLTDRPRPDIRWVNRG, encoded by the coding sequence GTGTCTAAGAAGCACTCATCGGCAGATCGTGTGTACGCGCATGTCAAGGAGCGGATCCTCGACGGAGCGCTCGCTGGTGGTGAGCTGCTGAGCGAAGGCGAAATAGCGTCTGAACTTGGAGTTTCGCGCACGCCCGTCCGCGAAGGGTTTCTTCGGCTCGAGGCCGAGGGATGGATGCGGCTCTACCCGAAGCGAGGCGCGCTCATTGTCCCGATCGCTGAAGGTGAGGCGGAGGAACTGGTCGAGGCGCGGTACCTGACCGAGGTGCACGCGATGAGGGTCCTCGCCGACGATAGTGACGCGCGTGAGCGCGTCGTGGGGTCATTGCGTGAGTCGCTCAAACGTCTGTCCGACCTTCGCGCTCGCGGGGACGTGGGCGAGTTTGTCGCTGAGGACGCGAATTTTCACGCAACTATCGTCGGAGCGTGCCGGAACCGCCTGCTCGTTAGCTTCTACTCGACGTTGCGTGACCGCCAGCGCAGGATGTCGGCACAATCTATCGCCCGCGACGCGGCCACTAGCCCAAGAATTCTCGAGGACCACCAGGCCTTGATCGACCTAGTCGAGCGCGGTGATGTCGAGGCGTACGCCGAGGCAGTGTGGGGGCACATGCGCCAGGTGCACCGCCTTACCGACCGGCCCCGACCGGACATCCGGTGGGTGAATCGTGGCTAA
- a CDS encoding MFS transporter, which translates to MAKRYPWAVVAASIFAVAWGGNEFTPLLTMYRLDHGFSDFVVDVLLFAYVLGIVPGLLLGGPLSDRFGRRVLMLPAPLFAIAGSAVLAAGSSHAAVLFGGRVLSGISIGLAMAVGGSWLTELSRAPYDRKAYASAGPRRVAMSLTAGFALGAGAAGALAQWGPWPSVTAYLVHIAITAAAFIPLLAVPETRSGIPDHIRKAPLHADLKIPSAGHRRFWLLIVPLAPWVFGAAASAYAVLPNLMTEHSAGAPIAFAALLCLLALGCGFGIQALGRRIDRPGTARGVITAFILLVIAMPFAALAAATLSVPLVLLAACLLGAGYGMALVSGLLEVQRIATPDDLAGLNAVFYSLSYLGFAVPAMMALGVRVVSYPVMFLGGGVIAALCLVLVVFGSRIAPAQSLKASRARAST; encoded by the coding sequence GTGGCTAAACGTTATCCCTGGGCGGTAGTCGCGGCCTCGATCTTCGCCGTGGCATGGGGCGGCAACGAATTTACGCCGTTGCTGACGATGTACCGTCTCGACCACGGCTTTTCCGATTTCGTGGTCGATGTGCTGCTCTTCGCCTATGTGCTGGGAATCGTGCCCGGTCTGCTGTTAGGCGGACCGTTGTCGGACCGGTTCGGCCGTCGCGTGCTGATGTTGCCGGCGCCGCTTTTCGCGATCGCGGGTTCGGCTGTTCTCGCTGCAGGCTCGAGCCACGCTGCCGTGTTATTCGGGGGCCGTGTGCTGTCAGGCATCTCGATCGGTCTTGCGATGGCGGTCGGTGGAAGCTGGCTGACGGAACTGTCACGGGCTCCGTATGACCGAAAAGCGTACGCAAGCGCAGGCCCGCGCCGTGTCGCGATGTCACTCACGGCGGGCTTCGCGCTTGGCGCTGGGGCAGCGGGCGCGCTCGCACAGTGGGGACCGTGGCCTAGCGTCACGGCATATCTCGTTCACATCGCGATTACCGCGGCCGCTTTTATCCCGCTGCTCGCAGTCCCAGAAACGCGGTCTGGCATCCCCGACCACATTCGGAAGGCGCCGCTGCATGCCGACCTGAAGATCCCCTCAGCGGGTCACCGGAGGTTCTGGTTGCTGATCGTGCCGCTGGCACCGTGGGTGTTCGGAGCGGCCGCTTCCGCGTACGCAGTGCTGCCGAATCTCATGACTGAACATAGTGCGGGCGCGCCAATCGCGTTTGCGGCACTGCTGTGCCTTCTCGCGCTCGGGTGCGGGTTCGGCATCCAGGCGCTGGGAAGGAGGATCGATCGCCCAGGCACGGCGAGAGGCGTCATCACCGCCTTTATCCTGCTCGTCATCGCGATGCCGTTCGCCGCGCTTGCTGCGGCGACACTCAGTGTGCCCCTTGTGCTACTCGCAGCCTGTCTCCTCGGCGCCGGCTACGGCATGGCGCTTGTTTCTGGCCTGCTCGAGGTGCAGCGCATTGCGACGCCGGATGACCTGGCTGGCCTGAATGCCGTGTTCTATTCGCTCAGCTATCTCGGTTTTGCTGTCCCGGCAATGATGGCGCTCGGTGTGCGTGTGGTGAGCTACCCGGTTATGTTCCTCGGGGGTGGCGTTATCGCCGCGCTCTGTCTAGTACTGGTGGTGTTCGGGTCACGGATCGCCCCCGCGCAGTCGCTCAAGGCAAGTCGGGCAAGGGCTTCGACATGA
- a CDS encoding M1 family metallopeptidase: MARPLARSAASSSPTSVVDAYLPASGNTGYRVSRYDLDLNYRVSTNRLEATTTITAVSTEGLARYSLDLAPSLRVSKVRVNGAAPGKFSHKDGKLRITPRSPVPAGAPMVTEVKYSGRPRPVSNQFGTIGWEELTDGVLTANQPNGAPTWFPCNDHPSAKASYRISVTTESTYAALSNGLLRSRKTHAGTTTWVYEQPEPMSTYLATIQIGSYTLHDVSPSPVRLRAAVPPALRSNFDNDFARQRRMLKVFTKLFGPYPFSGGYSIVVTEDPLEIPLEAQCVSVFGANHCDGKRRSERLIAHELAHQWFGNSVTAAQWSDIWLHEGFACYAEWLWSESSDGPTAKEWARHYWEKLKKEPQDLLLADPGPKRMFDDRVYKRGALTLHALRTRIGDDAFFALLQDWASRYRHSIATTDDFTGLAALYTSQSLLDLWNDWLMSKPLPDLP, from the coding sequence GTGGCCCGCCCCCTTGCTCGTAGCGCGGCATCGAGCAGCCCGACCTCCGTCGTCGACGCATACCTGCCTGCCAGCGGAAATACCGGGTACCGCGTATCCCGGTACGACCTTGACCTCAACTACCGGGTATCAACCAACCGTCTCGAGGCGACGACGACTATCACCGCGGTAAGCACCGAGGGCCTCGCGCGCTACAGCCTTGACCTGGCGCCTTCGTTGCGAGTGTCGAAGGTTCGTGTGAACGGCGCGGCTCCGGGCAAGTTCTCCCACAAAGACGGAAAGCTGCGCATTACGCCCCGCAGTCCGGTTCCTGCTGGCGCACCTATGGTGACCGAGGTGAAGTACTCGGGCCGACCTCGTCCGGTCTCCAACCAGTTCGGCACTATCGGCTGGGAGGAACTCACCGACGGCGTGCTCACTGCTAACCAGCCCAATGGCGCACCAACCTGGTTTCCCTGCAATGATCATCCGAGCGCCAAGGCGAGTTACCGGATCAGCGTCACCACCGAATCGACCTATGCGGCACTGTCAAATGGGCTGCTTCGCAGCCGGAAGACACATGCTGGGACAACGACGTGGGTGTATGAGCAGCCAGAACCAATGTCGACGTACCTAGCGACCATCCAGATCGGTTCCTACACGCTGCACGATGTGTCGCCTTCGCCGGTGCGGTTGCGGGCCGCGGTGCCACCGGCCTTGCGGAGCAACTTCGACAATGATTTCGCCCGCCAGCGGCGCATGCTGAAGGTCTTCACCAAGCTTTTCGGTCCCTATCCTTTCAGCGGTGGCTACTCAATCGTCGTCACCGAGGATCCGTTGGAGATTCCTCTGGAAGCTCAGTGCGTGTCCGTTTTCGGGGCCAATCACTGTGACGGCAAGCGCCGGTCGGAGCGGCTGATTGCGCACGAACTCGCGCACCAATGGTTCGGCAACAGCGTGACTGCTGCTCAGTGGTCCGATATCTGGCTCCACGAGGGGTTCGCGTGTTACGCGGAATGGTTGTGGTCCGAATCCAGCGATGGCCCCACCGCAAAAGAATGGGCTCGGCACTACTGGGAGAAACTGAAGAAGGAACCTCAGGATCTGCTGCTGGCGGACCCTGGTCCTAAGCGCATGTTCGATGATCGCGTGTACAAGCGCGGTGCGCTGACACTGCACGCCTTGCGGACCAGGATCGGCGACGACGCTTTTTTCGCGTTGCTGCAGGATTGGGCGAGCAGGTATCGGCATTCCATTGCCACCACAGACGATTTCACCGGCCTCGCCGCGCTGTACACCAGCCAGTCTCTGCTGGACTTATGGAACGACTGGCTCATGTCGAAGCCCTTGCCCGACTTGCCTTGA
- a CDS encoding Pls/PosA family non-ribosomal peptide synthetase, with amino-acid sequence MLRRSRYAPEPRTLLDIVQTTAAQYPDAPALDSGVVVLTYSELLAAAFEQADELQRQGVRSGDRVGLRMSSGTSELYVSILAILAAGAAYVPVDADDPAERAELVFGEAAVTAVLTDAGLSAPLVVPETTTPVVPRSLPQPSDDAWIIFTSGSTGVPKGVAVSHRSAAAFADAEARLFLQKEPLGPGDRVLAGLSVAFDASCEEIWLAWRSGACLVPAPRTLVRSGADLGPWLVERGVTVVSTVPTLAALWPAESLDSVRLLIFGGEACPPELVTRLASARREMWNTYGPTETTVVACAAPLLPGKAVRIGVPLDGWDLAVIGTDGSPVGVGGTGELVIGGVGLARYLDPEKDQAKYAPLPELGWARAYRSGDLVRFDPEGLAFIGRADDQVKIGGRRVELGEIDALLQALPGVIAAAATIQRTGTAAPVLVGYITTGGADFDAAAARAELAHHLPAALVPRLAALPELPIRTSGKVDRAALPWPLPQDKRSHSVSLTATEAWVAEIWSDVLGAEVTDSGADFFDLGGSSLTAAQLVSRLRERHGGMTVAQLYENHRLGALAAHIDGAQPVDDAARRIVRPQSRASQFAQTALLAVPLSITGIQWATWAAVVSSLGARFTSVNWLPAVSWPVLAVLMLIFLTPPGRIALTASLARLLLADIEPGTYPRGGSVHLRIWLAERIAEAAGATGMSCAPWMTWYARALGARIGKRVSLHTIPPVTGLLSVGNGCAIEPETDISGHWVDGDHVHVGRITLGARAAIGARSVLFPGAAVGKGSKVEPGSAVSGRIPAGECWAGSPAAPIGNAVQWWPNNSPPPGRKWVPIYGLTAVGLASLPFLSLVPALTVLAALLKHTSSPESAVGPFLLWLPGAALLSMLTFAALTVLAMRLFAIGLSPGTYPVRSRNGWQAWSSERLADAARTFLFPLYASTFTPTWLRLLGAKVGRNVEASTVLLLPKFTTIADGAFLADDTLVAGYELGNGWVHIGPAKVGKRAFLGNSGMTGPGRKVPKNGLVAVLSATPEKAKNGSSWLGSPPVKLRRRKAATKTERRTFAPPRRLRALRTLVELGRAIPVILTFSFGASLIGGIIAITVASGFLTASLVSGLLALTAAVLAAVLTAAAKWLCVGRVQPHETPLWSGFVWRNELADTFTEMLAAPWYARICSGSPALNVWLRAMGARIGRGAWCETYWLPEADLVEVGEGATVNRGSVVQTHLFHDRVMSVGRVEIGAGATLGSHSVVLPASVIGDGATLGPASLLMRGDSVPPNTRWQGNPITPWATTGP; translated from the coding sequence ATGCTGCGGCGGTCACGCTACGCACCCGAACCGCGCACCCTTCTCGATATCGTGCAGACGACGGCAGCTCAGTACCCTGACGCACCGGCCCTAGACTCCGGCGTTGTCGTCCTGACTTATAGCGAATTGTTGGCCGCCGCATTCGAACAAGCCGATGAACTGCAACGCCAGGGCGTCCGATCCGGTGACCGGGTGGGCCTTCGAATGTCCTCCGGCACTAGCGAACTCTACGTCAGCATCCTGGCGATCCTCGCTGCAGGCGCCGCGTATGTTCCTGTCGACGCGGATGATCCAGCGGAACGCGCGGAATTGGTCTTCGGAGAAGCTGCTGTCACGGCAGTCCTCACAGACGCCGGGCTCTCCGCGCCGCTGGTGGTACCGGAGACCACCACACCGGTCGTGCCACGTTCCTTGCCGCAGCCCAGCGATGATGCCTGGATCATCTTCACGTCAGGTTCAACAGGGGTGCCTAAAGGCGTAGCCGTCAGTCACCGCAGCGCCGCTGCATTCGCGGATGCCGAAGCGAGGCTGTTCCTCCAGAAGGAGCCGCTCGGACCTGGGGACCGAGTGCTGGCGGGTCTTTCCGTCGCGTTCGATGCCTCCTGCGAAGAAATCTGGCTAGCGTGGCGCAGCGGAGCGTGCCTGGTACCCGCCCCGCGCACACTGGTCCGCAGCGGCGCCGATCTTGGGCCGTGGCTAGTTGAGCGCGGCGTCACTGTGGTGTCGACTGTGCCCACCCTTGCCGCGTTGTGGCCGGCCGAGTCACTGGACTCGGTGCGGCTGCTTATTTTCGGCGGTGAGGCCTGCCCGCCGGAGCTTGTCACCCGCCTCGCCAGTGCTCGGCGCGAAATGTGGAATACGTACGGGCCGACCGAGACCACCGTGGTCGCGTGCGCAGCACCACTGCTTCCCGGTAAGGCAGTCCGGATCGGTGTGCCGCTGGATGGCTGGGACCTCGCCGTGATCGGCACGGATGGATCGCCTGTTGGCGTCGGCGGCACCGGTGAACTCGTCATCGGCGGTGTGGGGCTCGCCCGCTACCTCGACCCAGAGAAAGATCAGGCCAAGTACGCTCCGCTCCCCGAACTCGGCTGGGCGCGCGCGTATCGCAGCGGTGATCTCGTCAGGTTTGACCCCGAAGGACTCGCCTTCATCGGCCGGGCTGATGATCAGGTCAAGATCGGCGGGCGCCGCGTAGAGCTAGGTGAGATCGACGCACTCCTACAGGCGCTGCCCGGTGTGATCGCAGCCGCAGCCACGATTCAGCGAACCGGGACAGCCGCACCGGTTCTCGTCGGTTACATCACGACCGGTGGTGCGGACTTCGATGCGGCTGCCGCGCGTGCAGAGCTCGCACACCACCTTCCTGCCGCGCTGGTTCCCCGGCTCGCTGCACTCCCCGAACTGCCGATTCGCACGTCAGGGAAGGTAGATCGTGCAGCCTTACCGTGGCCATTGCCACAGGACAAGCGCAGTCACAGCGTCTCTCTGACCGCGACGGAGGCTTGGGTCGCGGAAATCTGGTCCGACGTGCTGGGCGCCGAGGTCACTGATAGCGGGGCCGACTTTTTTGACCTCGGCGGAAGTTCCCTCACCGCCGCTCAGCTCGTCTCCCGGCTCCGGGAACGGCACGGGGGCATGACTGTCGCGCAACTATACGAAAACCATCGCCTCGGTGCGCTTGCAGCCCACATAGATGGCGCCCAGCCAGTTGACGATGCAGCGCGCCGCATTGTCCGGCCACAGTCACGGGCAAGCCAGTTCGCTCAAACCGCGCTACTCGCTGTGCCATTGAGCATTACCGGTATCCAGTGGGCAACCTGGGCTGCGGTGGTGTCCAGCCTCGGCGCCCGATTCACGTCTGTCAACTGGCTCCCCGCTGTTTCCTGGCCGGTACTCGCCGTGCTGATGCTGATATTCCTCACGCCACCCGGTCGAATCGCATTGACGGCTAGTTTAGCCCGCCTGCTGCTTGCTGACATCGAGCCGGGGACGTACCCGCGAGGCGGTTCGGTACATCTGAGGATCTGGCTGGCCGAACGGATCGCGGAGGCAGCCGGTGCGACAGGAATGTCCTGTGCCCCCTGGATGACCTGGTACGCGCGCGCACTTGGCGCGAGAATCGGGAAACGAGTCAGTCTGCATACCATCCCGCCCGTAACCGGCCTGCTGAGCGTGGGTAACGGCTGCGCCATCGAGCCAGAAACCGATATTTCCGGCCATTGGGTCGACGGTGATCATGTGCATGTCGGCCGCATCACGCTCGGTGCGCGCGCGGCAATCGGCGCACGTTCAGTCCTCTTTCCAGGGGCAGCCGTCGGCAAAGGCTCAAAGGTCGAGCCTGGATCCGCGGTCTCCGGGCGCATTCCGGCTGGCGAATGCTGGGCCGGTTCACCCGCAGCGCCTATCGGAAACGCGGTGCAATGGTGGCCGAACAACTCACCTCCGCCGGGCCGCAAGTGGGTGCCGATTTATGGCCTCACTGCTGTGGGCCTCGCATCGCTGCCGTTCCTTTCGCTGGTTCCGGCGTTAACTGTCCTGGCAGCGCTGCTCAAGCACACGTCCTCACCTGAAAGCGCGGTCGGTCCATTCCTGTTGTGGCTGCCGGGTGCGGCGCTCCTCAGCATGCTGACATTCGCGGCTCTCACGGTGCTCGCGATGCGCCTGTTCGCGATCGGACTGAGCCCCGGCACGTACCCGGTCCGCAGCCGTAACGGCTGGCAGGCCTGGTCGTCGGAACGGCTCGCCGATGCGGCACGCACCTTCCTCTTCCCGCTGTACGCCAGCACCTTTACACCGACTTGGCTGCGCTTGCTCGGAGCGAAAGTGGGACGAAACGTCGAGGCGTCGACGGTACTGCTGCTACCTAAGTTCACGACGATCGCCGACGGAGCATTCCTGGCCGACGACACGCTCGTAGCGGGCTACGAACTCGGAAACGGATGGGTCCATATCGGGCCCGCAAAGGTCGGCAAACGAGCATTCCTCGGTAATTCAGGAATGACGGGGCCGGGCCGTAAAGTACCCAAAAACGGGCTGGTCGCGGTCCTGTCAGCCACGCCCGAAAAAGCCAAGAACGGGTCATCCTGGCTGGGCAGCCCGCCGGTCAAGCTGCGTCGCCGCAAAGCAGCCACCAAAACGGAACGGCGGACGTTCGCGCCGCCTCGACGTCTGCGGGCTTTGCGCACCTTGGTCGAACTCGGACGGGCTATCCCGGTGATCCTCACTTTCAGCTTCGGCGCCTCACTGATCGGCGGGATCATCGCAATAACTGTGGCGAGTGGCTTTCTGACAGCGAGTCTGGTCAGTGGACTCCTCGCGCTCACAGCGGCGGTTCTGGCTGCGGTTCTCACCGCGGCGGCAAAGTGGTTGTGCGTGGGACGTGTCCAGCCTCATGAGACACCCCTGTGGAGCGGCTTCGTGTGGCGAAATGAGCTGGCCGACACGTTCACTGAAATGCTCGCAGCACCCTGGTACGCGCGAATCTGTAGTGGATCACCGGCATTGAACGTCTGGCTGCGTGCAATGGGCGCGAGGATCGGCCGTGGAGCCTGGTGCGAGACGTACTGGCTGCCCGAGGCGGACCTCGTAGAGGTAGGTGAGGGTGCGACCGTCAACCGTGGCTCTGTTGTGCAAACCCACCTGTTCCATGACAGGGTCATGAGTGTGGGACGCGTCGAAATCGGCGCTGGTGCCACACTGGGATCACACAGTGTGGTCCTGCCCGCGTCTGTGATCGGTGATGGCGCCACCCTCGGGCCAGCATCGCTGCTGATGCGTGGGGACAGCGTTCCACCGAACACCCGCTGGCAAGGTAATCCCATTACACCGTGGGCGACCACGGGACCCTGA